In the bacterium genome, GCACCGCAAAGTCATTCTGTGACGCGGGTTCAATTTCCACCACATAGGTTTCGGATTCCAGATCATGAAAAGGCGGAAGATCGGCGGAAGCGATGGCGAGCGTCCAACGTCCGGGACGGAGTTCGTCGAACCGAAAACGACCGTTACAATCCGTTGCAGCATGCCGCGTCTCGCTCTCCGACCGCAGCTCGACTTCGATGCCGGACAGACCGTAGAGATAGTTCAGGCTGTCCATCGCATCGTGCGCCATCGTGCTGTCGGCCTCTACGAATATCCCACGGGCGCTTGCCGCCCCCAGACCGAAAAGCGCAACTTCTCCGCAGAGCGTCGCGCCGCGAAAAATGCCCAGATCCACCATTTCGGTGCGACCGCCCCGCACCTTGACTTCCAGCGGAACGCGTCGCGAAGCCACGCGATCCAAGCCGATGCTCGACTTCTCCACTTGCAGGTAGTGCACACCCGGTTCTAAGGCGGGGAAGACGAAATTTCCCTTCCGGTCCGTTAAGGCCATCTTACCGTCCAGCATCAATACCACGTTCGGGAGTCCGGCCTGCCCCGTCCTTTCCGCGTCGCGGATTCGCCCCTTGACCGCGCCGAATTTCTCCTGCCGGCCGACCGGCATTCCCAGTGGCAACTCGTAGGAGATCATCCACGACGTGCCGCGCGACAGATACTCCTCCTCGAACTCCAGTTGACGATAGCGGAGGGAAAACGTGTGACGCCGCAAGAAAGTATAACGCGCATCAACGGCCAATTGCCGGCTCCCATAGGGCGTATGGTCCGGATAGTCGCTGGTTTGCCAACTTGCCGAGAAAAACAGTCCGGCCAGCGGACGCAGACTCGCCGATAATCCGAAAATGCGGTTGGTTCTGGATTGCGACCCGGAATGCCCCGTTTGATAGGAAAACGTATAGCTGTGGCGCGAGTCCGGCGACAAAGTCAGGTTCCCGCCGAAACGTTCCAACTGCCCCGATGCGCCGTTGGACGGATCCCGCCACGTTCCCTCCCGGATCTGCCCGCCGACGGTAAGCCAGCGGAAAGGCTGCCGGACGCGCAGGTTGGCCGATTGTTCCCGGCGATGGTAATCCTGCTGTGGAAGCGCGTCCCGGCGGAAGATACTCTCCACGTCCAGATTGATTTGCGTGCGGAAGGGAAGCGTCCAGTAGACTCCGGACAGCACTTGCTGTTCACGAAGCGCCGTAGACCGACTCGTGTCGCGTTCCAGATTCTGGATGAAGTAGTTGTACGACGTTTGCCAATGCGTTCGTGAACGAAGCGGAACGAAGAGGGAAACGTTGCTGTGATCCTGATTGCTGTAGTAGCCGGGAAATCCGGGCTGGGCGTACGATTTTTCCGCGGACAGACGCGCATGCAGCGGCAAGTCGCGGCCGATTCGTCCGCGCAGGGCGTAGGCCGTCTTCTGCGAGTTCATTAAGCTCTGTCCCGCCCCGATCTCGGCTTCCATGGGAGTGTGGCGAAAGAATCGCGACTGAATGGACAGCGACCCCAAGGAACGGCGAACGCCCGAAGCGGTCTTGTCGAGAAAATTCAGCCGGGTGTCCAGACCGCGCGCCGCCAAACCGACAAAGGCGGCGTTCTCCGATACGTCGGGATACTTGGCGCGACTCGCGAAGGAATAGGCCCCCAACACGAAAGGCCCGCTCCGATAGACTCCTTTCGCACCCCGTCCCAGACGATTTCTCTCGGTCAACGGCGACAGATTGAACGGCAGATCTCCGACCTGCAATTCCCCCGACTGATTTTTCACGCTTACGAAATACTCATCGCGCAGGCCGTAGAGATGCCGTTCGAGATCGCGCGGACCGCGAAATTTGTATTCCACTTGGTAGTTGCCGCGCGAATCGAGCGTTCCGGAGCCGTCGAGTTCCATCTGAAGTCCGTTCTCTTCGGCGGCGCCTACGTAGCGGACGGCCAGGCGGGACGGCACTCGATGATAGA is a window encoding:
- a CDS encoding carboxypeptidase-like regulatory domain-containing protein is translated as EQQWLTVRAETAVNDLQSAAQTTSMVSVVPRPNQGDDLYHRVPSRLAVRYVGAAEENGLQMELDGSGTLDSRGNYQVEYKFRGPRDLERHLYGLRDEYFVSVKNQSGELQVGDLPFNLSPLTERNRLGRGAKGVYRSGPFVLGAYSFASRAKYPDVSENAAFVGLAARGLDTRLNFLDKTASGVRRSLGSLSIQSRFFRHTPMEAEIGAGQSLMNSQKTAYALRGRIGRDLPLHARLSAEKSYAQPGFPGYYSNQDHSNVSLFVPLRSRTHWQTSYNYFIQNLERDTSRSTALREQQVLSGVYWTLPFRTQINLDVESIFRRDALPQQDYHRREQSANLRVRQPFRWLTVGGQIREGTWRDPSNGASGQLERFGGNLTLSPDSRHSYTFSYQTGHSGSQSRTNRIFGLSASLRPLAGLFFSASWQTSDYPDHTPYGSRQLAVDARYTFLRRHTFSLRYRQLEFEEEYLSRGTSWMISYELPLGMPVGRQEKFGAVKGRIRDAERTGQAGLPNVVLMLDGKMALTDRKGNFVFPALEPGVHYLQVEKSSIGLDRVASRRVPLEVKVRGGRTEMVDLGIFRGATLCGEVALFGLGAASARGIFVEADSTMAHDAMDSLNYLYGLSGIEVELRSESETRHAATDCNGRFRFDELRPGRWTLAIASADLPPFHDLESETYVVEIEPASQNDFAVRVVPRRRSVIIVDEGKVPVISKRR